In a single window of the Delftia tsuruhatensis genome:
- a CDS encoding ABC transporter ATP-binding protein — MLKTFVRLLGDELPVLRRYAWMAGAYGILCGLSTAALVPVLRHLLQGDVRHAAAWLAVLLAGVLLCWLLRRHVERAGVRVGVAVLRQGRHHLGEHVARLPVGWFNPRNTARLGHVVMQGMMAVAQLPAHVFTPVITGVVAPVVLVVALFFLHAPLGWMALVALPLLAGVLAFTARLARRADDAFHQRFADASQRMVEFAQAQSVLRAFNGEGGGLRLLEQAVQEQRQSGTRLIWLSASASVLNAWAVQAVFAALLTAAVLWMDERLGAGLPADAVAAVVVALLLVSRYIDSLLEVVGYGEVLRGARSQLDAVRELFEVRPLPEPGLPQAPRDASVELRGVHFRYASQGLETADVLRGVDLHVTAGSMTALIGESGSGKTTLARLIARFFDVDQGSVLVGGVDVRQMSSAVLARQISQIFQDSYLFTGSIGENIRIGKPGASDAEVLEAARQAGVTEVIARLPQGLDTPVGEGGARLSGGERQRIAIARALIKDAPILLVDEATAALDAENQAVIAETLARLRGRRTLVVIAHQLSTVAMADQIVVLEGGRVVEQGAPAQLREGQGHYARFLRQREASKGWRVAPAASDAADASTAPDGAQA, encoded by the coding sequence ATGCTGAAGACTTTCGTACGCCTGCTGGGCGATGAGCTGCCCGTGCTGCGCCGCTATGCCTGGATGGCCGGGGCCTACGGGATCCTCTGCGGGTTGTCCACGGCGGCCCTGGTGCCGGTCCTGCGCCATCTGCTGCAAGGCGATGTGCGGCACGCGGCAGCCTGGCTGGCCGTGCTGCTGGCCGGGGTGCTGCTGTGCTGGCTGTTGCGCCGCCATGTGGAGCGCGCCGGGGTGCGCGTGGGCGTGGCCGTGCTGCGGCAGGGGCGCCACCATCTGGGCGAGCATGTGGCGCGCCTGCCGGTGGGCTGGTTCAACCCCCGCAACACGGCGCGGCTGGGCCATGTCGTCATGCAGGGCATGATGGCCGTGGCCCAGCTCCCGGCCCATGTGTTCACCCCGGTCATCACCGGCGTGGTGGCGCCCGTGGTGCTGGTCGTGGCCCTGTTCTTCCTGCATGCGCCTCTGGGCTGGATGGCCCTGGTGGCATTGCCTTTGCTGGCGGGCGTGCTGGCGTTCACGGCCCGGCTTGCACGGCGCGCCGATGACGCCTTCCACCAGCGCTTTGCCGATGCCAGCCAGCGCATGGTGGAGTTCGCCCAGGCCCAGTCGGTGCTGCGCGCCTTCAATGGCGAGGGCGGTGGCCTGCGCCTGCTGGAGCAGGCGGTGCAGGAACAGCGCCAGTCGGGCACGCGCCTGATCTGGCTGTCGGCCAGCGCATCGGTGCTCAACGCCTGGGCCGTGCAGGCCGTGTTCGCGGCCTTGCTGACCGCAGCGGTGCTGTGGATGGACGAGCGCCTCGGTGCCGGGCTGCCGGCGGACGCGGTCGCGGCGGTGGTCGTGGCACTGCTGCTGGTCAGCCGCTATATCGATTCGCTGCTGGAAGTGGTCGGCTACGGCGAGGTGCTGCGCGGTGCGCGCAGCCAGCTCGACGCGGTGCGCGAGCTGTTCGAGGTCCGGCCCCTGCCCGAACCCGGACTGCCGCAGGCGCCGCGCGATGCCTCGGTCGAGCTGCGGGGCGTCCATTTCCGCTATGCATCACAGGGGCTGGAGACCGCCGACGTGCTGCGCGGGGTGGACCTGCACGTCACGGCCGGCAGCATGACGGCCCTGATCGGAGAGTCCGGCTCCGGCAAGACCACGCTGGCCCGGCTGATCGCGCGCTTCTTCGACGTGGACCAGGGCAGCGTGCTCGTGGGCGGCGTGGATGTGCGGCAGATGTCCAGCGCCGTGCTGGCGCGGCAGATCAGCCAGATCTTCCAGGACAGCTACCTTTTCACGGGCAGCATCGGCGAGAACATCCGCATCGGCAAGCCCGGTGCCAGTGATGCCGAAGTGCTGGAGGCCGCGCGCCAGGCCGGCGTGACCGAGGTCATCGCGCGCCTGCCCCAGGGCCTGGACACGCCCGTGGGCGAGGGCGGGGCGCGCCTGTCCGGCGGCGAGCGCCAGCGCATCGCCATTGCCCGGGCGCTGATCAAGGACGCGCCCATCCTGCTGGTGGACGAGGCCACGGCCGCCCTGGACGCGGAAAACCAGGCCGTCATCGCCGAGACACTGGCGCGGCTGCGCGGACGGCGCACGCTGGTGGTCATCGCCCACCAGCTGTCCACCGTGGCCATGGCCGACCAGATCGTGGTGCTGGAAGGCGGCCGGGTGGTGGAGCAGGGCGCGCCCGCGCAACTGCGCGAGGGGCAGGGGCACTACGCCCGTTTCCTGCGCCAGCGCGAGGCCTCCAAGGGCTGGCGCGTCGCGCCGGCTGCATCGGATGCGGCGGATGCCTCGACGGCACCGGACGGAGCGCAGGCCTGA